The Halanaerobiaceae bacterium ANBcell28 genome contains the following window.
TTCTTAATCAAATAGCTAGTCATATCATAAGCAGCTTTAATATTATCATTATTAACAATTGGAATCCTATCATATTCAGGACTTCTTCCTATCAGTACAAATGGAAAAGCAAGATCCAGGAGTTCTTTAATTAAATTATCATTGTTTCTTGAAGCCATAAGTATTACGCCATCAACTTTGCGATTTCTTATCAATTTTAAGGTTTCTTCCTGTTCTTCTATATAATCACTATTTGAAGACAAAACAAGGGAATAATGTTTTTTCTGCGCAATTTTAGATATACCCTGGATAACCATTGAGAAAAAAGGATTAGCAAAAGCCTCCTGAGTTGGTCTAGCCATAACCAGGGCAATAGAATTTGTTTTCTGGGTAACCAGACTCCGGGCAATTGCGTTTTGATGGTAACCTATTTCTTTCATTACTCTACGTACCTTTTCTTTTGTCTTTGGACTTATACGATTACTATCGCTTAAAACCCTTGATACTGTTGATGGCGATACTCCAGCTTTCTTGGCTACATCTTTTATAGTTACATTTTTCATTAAATCACTCCTTAACTACTACTCTGCTGCTCCTTTAATGATATGACTTTTTGCTTAATAAATCAACCTTTAACTGCTCCACCAGTAAGTCCACTGACAATTTGATCCTGAAGCAATAAAAAGATAAGTATAATTGGAATAGCACCTACAATAGCTGAAGCTGAGAATACTCCCCAGCGTGCACCATATTGATCAGTGATAAAGAGATGCAATCCAACTGCTAATGTATATTGTGAAGAAGATCCTAATAATATTCTAGCCATCATATATTCTGAATAAGAAGCAATAAACTGTAAGATGAAAATTACAACCAGCATAGGCCTTATTAAAGGCAATATTATCACAGTAAAAGCTTGAAATTTACTAGCTCCATCTATATATGCTGCTTCTTCCAATGATCTTGGAATTGTATCCATATATCCTTTCATTAGCCAGGTATTAATACCAACTGCTCCTCCTAAATAGGTGATTATCAAAGCAAGATGTGTATTTAAACCCATGGAGGGGAAATAACGCTGTAAATTTAAAAAGAGCAAATAAATTGCTACCATAGCCAACATCTGTGGAAATACCTGTACTAAGAGAATAATAAATAAACCCTTTTGTCTATATTTAAATCTAAATCTAGAAAAAGGATATGCTGCAAGAGTTGTTAACGATACAGCAAGAACTGAAGTAATTAAAGATATTTTCAAACTATTCCACAACCAGCGCATAAAGGGATGCTGGGTGGAGGTAAACATTTCCCTGTAATGACTAAAAGAAATTTCTCTTGGTATTAAAGACTGTCCAACTAAAGTATTGGATGGATTAAAAGAAGCCGAGATCACCCAAATTATAGGGAAAAAAGTAAAGGCTATCGCTAAAAGTATTATAATATGTTTTAGAATTGAACTTTTGCTTTTATTCATTTTCTTTCACTTCCTCTAATGCCCCGGTAAAGCGAAAATTAAACCAGGTTATTGTGGCTACTATTATAAAGATCATTAAGGTAACAGCACTAGCAAGACCAAAATCAGCTCCTCTTCCTGTTTCAAAAGAAAGTCGATAAGTGTAAGTGATTAAGATATCTGTTCCTCCTGCCGGTGTCTGAGCACCTGCAATAGCTGGACGACCTGCATTAAATAGATAAATTAGATTAAAATTGTTAAAATTATATGCAAAAGATGATACTAATAGTGGCCCAACACTAATAAATAAAAGGGGTAAAGTAATATATCTAAATCTCTGCCAAATTGAAGCCCCATCTATAGCTGAAACTTCATATAAACTTGGATTAATACTCTGTAATGCCCCAAGAGTAATTAACATCATATAAGGAAAACCAAGCCAGAGATTAACCAAAACAAGGGCTGCTCTGGTCCAGAAAATATTATTCATAAAAGGTAAAGCATCTACAAATGGTAATGCTTCAAGAATCCTATTTATCACTCCAACTTCTGGATTGAATAATCCCCTCCAGATTAGAATAGAAATAAAACCTGGCATTGCATAAGGAATTATTAAAATAGTTCGATATAATTTTCTAAACCTTAAATCTTTATCATTTAAGACTAAAGCAAGCAATAAGCCTAAAGCGAATGTGGTAGCTACACTTAATAAAGCCCAGATAAAGGTCCATACAAAAACTCTAAAGAAAGGTTGTAGAATCCTATCATCAGTAAGTAACCTTCTATAATTTCTAAAACCAACGAAAGTTCTAAAGCCTGGTGATAATCTTCCCATCTCTTCATTGTAAAAATGGCCTTGGCGTACTACATATTCATGAGCATCTCTTTGATCAATAATTGTATCATTAGCCGAATTATATACAAAACGCTGTCGATATAAAGCAAATGTATTAATACCTTCCATTCTTAATTCATTATCAGCGAATTCAATTTTCAAAGCTTCTAAAGTTCCCAAGTTTTGAATAATTTGCATCCTATCAAGTCTTTTATATCCATTAATTTCTTCAAGCTCTGAAGGTGAACTAAGTCCCTGAAAGATAGCATCACTTAAAGATATCTGACTAATCTCTCTATTAATGGTATCAGCCATATAGTACTCTTCTCTTTCCCTATCTTCAAATATAATTTTAAACTGATCAATTTCTTCATTTTTAAAAGCAGTAAAATTAAAAGTACGGGGTTCATCTGGTAAATACGTTCTGTTTTCTAAGTGATTAATAACTTGGTCTTTATTAAGCATATTACCAGTACCATAATTTGTAGTTGAAATATAAATAGTATAAAAAATTGGATAAACAACTAATAAAATCATAAAAAAGGTTCCAGGGAGAATATATCTTAATGGATAAAATCTATCACTTAAATAAACAAAATTAATTATTATCATTATAAAGACTGTTATCACTGCTAAAATATATCCACCCTGGCTAATTGAAAT
Protein-coding sequences here:
- the malG gene encoding maltose ABC transporter permease MalG, producing the protein MNKSKSSILKHIIILLAIAFTFFPIIWVISASFNPSNTLVGQSLIPREISFSHYREMFTSTQHPFMRWLWNSLKISLITSVLAVSLTTLAAYPFSRFRFKYRQKGLFIILLVQVFPQMLAMVAIYLLFLNLQRYFPSMGLNTHLALIITYLGGAVGINTWLMKGYMDTIPRSLEEAAYIDGASKFQAFTVIILPLIRPMLVVIFILQFIASYSEYMMARILLGSSSQYTLAVGLHLFITDQYGARWGVFSASAIVGAIPIILIFLLLQDQIVSGLTGGAVKG
- the malF gene encoding maltose ABC transporter permease MalF; the encoded protein is MNFWQKNKAHIFKLIFLAFFNALALLSLIISISQGGYILAVITVFIMIIINFVYLSDRFYPLRYILPGTFFMILLVVYPIFYTIYISTTNYGTGNMLNKDQVINHLENRTYLPDEPRTFNFTAFKNEEIDQFKIIFEDREREEYYMADTINREISQISLSDAIFQGLSSPSELEEINGYKRLDRMQIIQNLGTLEALKIEFADNELRMEGINTFALYRQRFVYNSANDTIIDQRDAHEYVVRQGHFYNEEMGRLSPGFRTFVGFRNYRRLLTDDRILQPFFRVFVWTFIWALLSVATTFALGLLLALVLNDKDLRFRKLYRTILIIPYAMPGFISILIWRGLFNPEVGVINRILEALPFVDALPFMNNIFWTRAALVLVNLWLGFPYMMLITLGALQSINPSLYEVSAIDGASIWQRFRYITLPLLFISVGPLLVSSFAYNFNNFNLIYLFNAGRPAIAGAQTPAGGTDILITYTYRLSFETGRGADFGLASAVTLMIFIIVATITWFNFRFTGALEEVKENE
- a CDS encoding LacI family DNA-binding transcriptional regulator; its protein translation is MKNVTIKDVAKKAGVSPSTVSRVLSDSNRISPKTKEKVRRVMKEIGYHQNAIARSLVTQKTNSIALVMARPTQEAFANPFFSMVIQGISKIAQKKHYSLVLSSNSDYIEEQEETLKLIRNRKVDGVILMASRNNDNLIKELLDLAFPFVLIGRSPEYDRIPIVNNDNIKAAYDMTSYLIK